In the genome of Populus alba chromosome 11, ASM523922v2, whole genome shotgun sequence, one region contains:
- the LOC118029481 gene encoding small RNA 2'-O-methyltransferase isoform X4: protein MRTIPRLSGCVTSKGQLSIQKQNPYPTEIIESSDIQQSDSSESILVKAIQIPASLDKTVQPVTLHISSAGYYLDVIAEELGVTDASKVFLSRTIGKASSETRLYFAASESLVMDLLSDLANVKDFHVEGPPNARASYFCGQGIYGDAIMASIGYTWRSKELFHEHVSLQSYYRMLISKIPSGIYKLSREAILAAELPSVFTSKANWRGSSPREILCAFCRQHWLSEPIFSVTSVPLKASCELLRSQNKLKVTEVAGLATEYANGGGLNAGDGESVGLESNFKCEVKVFSKGWDLIMECSPKEIYRKQTDATHSASLKVLSWLNAYFKDLGMPLEKLNCSADALDISFSLENFHKEFALSQSIHNVQQSGIQGSKLPESKSTDMQYTLSGQDVCLPNIEGSDSGVFPSNGSLLCISYSVSLVTEGGHAKELIESKDEYEFEMGAGAVISALEAVVTQMSAGQCAHFNMKLPPQEFILAAVDDPGRIHSLLSSAEACCLEYHVTLLRVTKPPEERMEQALFSPPLSKQRVEYAVQQIKKSCAATLVDFGCGAGSLLDSLLDYPTSLEKIVGVDISQKSLGRAAKVLHAKLSSKSDAGVKSAILYDGSITEFEPQLCGFDIGTCLEVIEHMEEDQACRFGDIALGYFRPKVLIVSTPNYEYNVILQRSSPGTQEEYPDEKSQSESCKFRNHDHKFEWTREQFNHWASELAKKHNYSVEFSGVGGSGDVEPGFASQIAVFKQESLLDEDDLLTKQNSSQHCKVVWNWNCADGLVPSLTSN from the exons ATGAGGACTATACCAAGATTATCAGGCTGTGTTACATCCAAGGGGCAGCTTTCAATTCAGAAGCAAAATCCATATCCCACTGAGATCATAGAGTCATCAGATATCCAGCAATCTGATTCCTCAGAAAGCATATTGGTTAAAGCAATACAAATTCCAGCTTCACTGGATAAGACTGTTCAGCCAGTGACTCTTCATATTTCATCCGCCGGATATTACCTGGATGTTATTGCAGAAGAACTTGGTGTAACAGATGCCAGCAAGGTTTTTCTCTCAAG GACTATTGGTAAAGCTTCTTCAGAGACCAGATTGTATTTTGCTGCTTCTGAGTCACTTGTGATGGATCTGTTGTCGGACCTTGCAAATGTTAAAGATTTTCATGTGGAAGGACCTCCAAATGCAAGGGCAAGTTACTTCTGTGGTCAAGGAATATACGGTGATGCAATCATGGCTTCCATTGGATACACATGGAGGTCTAAAGAACTTTTCCATGAACACGTGTCCCTCCAATCATATTACAG GATGCTTATAAGCAAGATACCTAGTGGAATTTACAAGTTGTCTAGAGAAGCAATACTTGCAGCAGAGTTGCCCTCAGTATTCACCTCTAAAGCAAATTGGAGAGGTTCCTCCCCTAGGGAAATCCTATGCGCATTCTGCCGTCAGCATTGGCTATCTGAACCTATCTTCTCAGTTACAAGTGTTCCTTTAAAGGCATCATGCGAGTTACTGAGATCACAGAATAAGTTGAAGGTTACTGAGGTAGCTGGACTTGCGACTGAATATGCAAATGGAGGAGGTTTAAATGCAGGCGATGGAGAATCAGTAGGACTGGAAAGCAACTTTAAATGTGAAGTAAAAGTATTTTCCAAAGGTTGGGATTTGATCATGGAGTGTTCCCCTAAGGAGATTTATAGGAAGCAGACTGATGCTACCCACAGTGCTTCTCTGAAAGTTCTCTCATGGTTGAATGCATATTTTAAGGACCTTGGCATGCCTTTGGAGAAGCTAAATTGCTCTGCTGATGCCCTTGACATTagtttttctcttgaaaactttCATAAAGAGTTTGCTTTATCCCAATCCATTCATAATGTTCAGCAAAGTGGGATTCAAGGATCCAAATTACCAGAATCAAAAAGTACTGATATGCAATATACTTTGTCAGGACAAGATGTTTGCTTACCTAACATTGAAGGTTCAGATTCTGGTGTTTTCCCCTCTAATGGATCTTTGTTGTGTATAAGTTACTCTGTGTCCTTAGTGACAGAAGGTGGACATGCAAAAGAGCTTATTGAAAGTAAAGATGAATATGAGTTTGAGATGGGGGCTGGAGCAGTGATTTCTGCTCTTGAAGCAGTTGTTACCCAAATGTCAGCTGGTCAATGTGCTCATTTCAACATGAAACTGCCCCCTCAAGAGTTCATTCTAGCTGCAGTTGATGATCCTGGAAGGATTCACTCATTGTTATCCTCAG CAGAAGCTTGCTGCTTGGAATACCATGTAACGTTGTTGCGTGTGACAAAACCACCAGAAGAAAGAATGGAGCAGGCTCTTTTCAGCCCTCCGCTCTCAAAGCAACGGGTGGAATATGCTGTGCAGCAGATCAAAAAATCTTGTGCTGCTACTTTG gttgactTTGGATGTGGCGCTGGAAGTTTATTGGATTCTCTGTTAGATTACCCAACTTCACTAGAAAAGATTGTTGGTGTTGACATATCACAGAAGAGTCTTGGCCGTGCTGCAAAG GTATTGCATGCAAAACTGAGCTCAAAGTCAGATGCAGGCGTCAAATCTGCTATTCTTTATGATGGTTCCATCACAGAATTTGAACCTCAATTGTGTGGATTTGATATTGGCACTTGCTTAGAG GTAATAGAGCATATGGAGGAGGACCAGGCCTGTCGTTTTGGTGATATAGCATTGGGTTATTTTCGTCCAAAGGTTCTTATAGTTTCCACCCCAAATTACGAATACAACGTGATTCTACAAAGATCTAGTCCTGGAACTCAAGAAGAATACCCAGACGAGAAAAGCCAGTCAGAGTCATGTAAATTTCGCAACCATGACCACAAGTTTGAGTGGACAAGAGAGCAGTTCAACCACTGGGCATCTGAACTAGCGAAGAAGCACAATTACAGTGTCGAGTTCAGTGGGGTTGGTGGTTCTGGTGATGTGGAACCAGGTTTTGCTTCTCAGATAGCCGTCTTTAAACAGGAGAGCCTGCTTGATGAAGATGATCTTCtgacaaaacaaaattcatctCAGCATTGCAAAGTTGTATGGAATTGGAACTGCGCTGACGGATTAGTACCCTCCCTAACAAGTAACTAA
- the LOC118029481 gene encoding small RNA 2'-O-methyltransferase isoform X2, whose protein sequence is MRGCDFYENFWRLLMEIGVKKTIFSPKAIINQKFGSKACYKVEKVQEESTQNGFPGLAIPQKAPLFRCQLELPEFTVVSDICRKKKDAEQSAADLALKMLGHNSVAENPSDKDPCDALIDQIKYLFSDEFPLPLHPLRGHLRAALLRRGDLYGLVPASVIAACDTKTSNLCKLLNPEVELKPFLALSLIMRTIPRLSGCVTSKGQLSIQKQNPYPTEIIESSDIQQSDSSESILVKAIQIPASLDKTVQPVTLHISSAGYYLDVIAEELGVTDASKVFLSRTIGKASSETRLYFAASESLVMDLLSDLANVKDFHVEGPPNARASYFCGQGIYGDAIMASIGYTWRSKELFHEHVSLQSYYRMLISKIPSGIYKLSREAILAAELPSVFTSKANWRGSSPREILCAFCRQHWLSEPIFSVTSVPLKASCELLRSQNKLKVTEVAGLATEYANGGGLNAGDGESVGLESNFKCEVKVFSKGWDLIMECSPKEIYRKQTDATHSASLKVLSWLNAYFKDLGMPLEKLNCSADALDISFSLENFHKEFALSQSIHNVQQSGIQGSKLPESKSTDMQYTLSGQDVCLPNIEGSDSGVFPSNGSLLCISYSVSLVTEGGHAKELIESKDEYEFEMGAGAVISALEAVVTQMSAGQCAHFNMKLPPQEFILAAVDDPGRIHSLLSSEACCLEYHVTLLRVTKPPEERMEQALFSPPLSKQRVEYAVQQIKKSCAATLVDFGCGAGSLLDSLLDYPTSLEKIVGVDISQKSLGRAAKVLHAKLSSKSDAGVKSAILYDGSITEFEPQLCGFDIGTCLEVIEHMEEDQACRFGDIALGYFRPKVLIVSTPNYEYNVILQRSSPGTQEEYPDEKSQSESCKFRNHDHKFEWTREQFNHWASELAKKHNYSVEFSGVGGSGDVEPGFASQIAVFKQESLLDEDDLLTKQNSSQHCKVVWNWNCADGLVPSLTSN, encoded by the exons ATGCGTGGTTGTGACTTTTATGAGAACTTTTGGAGGTTGCTTATGGAAATTGGAGTGAAGAAGACAATTTTTTCACCTAAGGCTATCATAAACCAAAAGTTTGGTAGCAAGGCATGTTATAAGGTAGAGAAGGTACAGGAGGAGTCAACTCAGAATGGGTTCCCAGGATTGGCAATTCCTCAGAAAGCTCCTCTATTTCGGTGCCAGCTAGAGCTTCCAGAATTTACTGTTGTTTCAGATATATGTAGAAAGAAGAAGGATGCCGAGCAATCTGCAGCAGATTTGGCTTTAAAAATG TTAGGCCACAATTCCGTTGCTGAAAATCCATCTGATAAGGATCCTTGTGATGCTTTGattgatcaaatcaaatatcTATTTTCAGACGAG TTCCCTCTACCTCTTCATCCATTGAGGGGTCACCTTAGAGCAGCTTTGCTGAGAAGAGGTGATCTTTATGGTCTGGTACCTGCTTCTGTCATTGCTGCCTGTGATACAAAGACGAGTAATCTGTGTAAATTACTCAACCCTGAGGTGGAATTGAAACCTTTTTTGGCTTTGTCATTAATTATGAGGACTATACCAAGATTATCAGGCTGTGTTACATCCAAGGGGCAGCTTTCAATTCAGAAGCAAAATCCATATCCCACTGAGATCATAGAGTCATCAGATATCCAGCAATCTGATTCCTCAGAAAGCATATTGGTTAAAGCAATACAAATTCCAGCTTCACTGGATAAGACTGTTCAGCCAGTGACTCTTCATATTTCATCCGCCGGATATTACCTGGATGTTATTGCAGAAGAACTTGGTGTAACAGATGCCAGCAAGGTTTTTCTCTCAAG GACTATTGGTAAAGCTTCTTCAGAGACCAGATTGTATTTTGCTGCTTCTGAGTCACTTGTGATGGATCTGTTGTCGGACCTTGCAAATGTTAAAGATTTTCATGTGGAAGGACCTCCAAATGCAAGGGCAAGTTACTTCTGTGGTCAAGGAATATACGGTGATGCAATCATGGCTTCCATTGGATACACATGGAGGTCTAAAGAACTTTTCCATGAACACGTGTCCCTCCAATCATATTACAG GATGCTTATAAGCAAGATACCTAGTGGAATTTACAAGTTGTCTAGAGAAGCAATACTTGCAGCAGAGTTGCCCTCAGTATTCACCTCTAAAGCAAATTGGAGAGGTTCCTCCCCTAGGGAAATCCTATGCGCATTCTGCCGTCAGCATTGGCTATCTGAACCTATCTTCTCAGTTACAAGTGTTCCTTTAAAGGCATCATGCGAGTTACTGAGATCACAGAATAAGTTGAAGGTTACTGAGGTAGCTGGACTTGCGACTGAATATGCAAATGGAGGAGGTTTAAATGCAGGCGATGGAGAATCAGTAGGACTGGAAAGCAACTTTAAATGTGAAGTAAAAGTATTTTCCAAAGGTTGGGATTTGATCATGGAGTGTTCCCCTAAGGAGATTTATAGGAAGCAGACTGATGCTACCCACAGTGCTTCTCTGAAAGTTCTCTCATGGTTGAATGCATATTTTAAGGACCTTGGCATGCCTTTGGAGAAGCTAAATTGCTCTGCTGATGCCCTTGACATTagtttttctcttgaaaactttCATAAAGAGTTTGCTTTATCCCAATCCATTCATAATGTTCAGCAAAGTGGGATTCAAGGATCCAAATTACCAGAATCAAAAAGTACTGATATGCAATATACTTTGTCAGGACAAGATGTTTGCTTACCTAACATTGAAGGTTCAGATTCTGGTGTTTTCCCCTCTAATGGATCTTTGTTGTGTATAAGTTACTCTGTGTCCTTAGTGACAGAAGGTGGACATGCAAAAGAGCTTATTGAAAGTAAAGATGAATATGAGTTTGAGATGGGGGCTGGAGCAGTGATTTCTGCTCTTGAAGCAGTTGTTACCCAAATGTCAGCTGGTCAATGTGCTCATTTCAACATGAAACTGCCCCCTCAAGAGTTCATTCTAGCTGCAGTTGATGATCCTGGAAGGATTCACTCATTGTTATCCTCAG AAGCTTGCTGCTTGGAATACCATGTAACGTTGTTGCGTGTGACAAAACCACCAGAAGAAAGAATGGAGCAGGCTCTTTTCAGCCCTCCGCTCTCAAAGCAACGGGTGGAATATGCTGTGCAGCAGATCAAAAAATCTTGTGCTGCTACTTTG gttgactTTGGATGTGGCGCTGGAAGTTTATTGGATTCTCTGTTAGATTACCCAACTTCACTAGAAAAGATTGTTGGTGTTGACATATCACAGAAGAGTCTTGGCCGTGCTGCAAAG GTATTGCATGCAAAACTGAGCTCAAAGTCAGATGCAGGCGTCAAATCTGCTATTCTTTATGATGGTTCCATCACAGAATTTGAACCTCAATTGTGTGGATTTGATATTGGCACTTGCTTAGAG GTAATAGAGCATATGGAGGAGGACCAGGCCTGTCGTTTTGGTGATATAGCATTGGGTTATTTTCGTCCAAAGGTTCTTATAGTTTCCACCCCAAATTACGAATACAACGTGATTCTACAAAGATCTAGTCCTGGAACTCAAGAAGAATACCCAGACGAGAAAAGCCAGTCAGAGTCATGTAAATTTCGCAACCATGACCACAAGTTTGAGTGGACAAGAGAGCAGTTCAACCACTGGGCATCTGAACTAGCGAAGAAGCACAATTACAGTGTCGAGTTCAGTGGGGTTGGTGGTTCTGGTGATGTGGAACCAGGTTTTGCTTCTCAGATAGCCGTCTTTAAACAGGAGAGCCTGCTTGATGAAGATGATCTTCtgacaaaacaaaattcatctCAGCATTGCAAAGTTGTATGGAATTGGAACTGCGCTGACGGATTAGTACCCTCCCTAACAAGTAACTAA
- the LOC118029481 gene encoding small RNA 2'-O-methyltransferase isoform X1 gives MRGCDFYENFWRLLMEIGVKKTIFSPKAIINQKFGSKACYKVEKVQEESTQNGFPGLAIPQKAPLFRCQLELPEFTVVSDICRKKKDAEQSAADLALKMLGHNSVAENPSDKDPCDALIDQIKYLFSDEFPLPLHPLRGHLRAALLRRGDLYGLVPASVIAACDTKTSNLCKLLNPEVELKPFLALSLIMRTIPRLSGCVTSKGQLSIQKQNPYPTEIIESSDIQQSDSSESILVKAIQIPASLDKTVQPVTLHISSAGYYLDVIAEELGVTDASKVFLSRTIGKASSETRLYFAASESLVMDLLSDLANVKDFHVEGPPNARASYFCGQGIYGDAIMASIGYTWRSKELFHEHVSLQSYYRMLISKIPSGIYKLSREAILAAELPSVFTSKANWRGSSPREILCAFCRQHWLSEPIFSVTSVPLKASCELLRSQNKLKVTEVAGLATEYANGGGLNAGDGESVGLESNFKCEVKVFSKGWDLIMECSPKEIYRKQTDATHSASLKVLSWLNAYFKDLGMPLEKLNCSADALDISFSLENFHKEFALSQSIHNVQQSGIQGSKLPESKSTDMQYTLSGQDVCLPNIEGSDSGVFPSNGSLLCISYSVSLVTEGGHAKELIESKDEYEFEMGAGAVISALEAVVTQMSAGQCAHFNMKLPPQEFILAAVDDPGRIHSLLSSAEACCLEYHVTLLRVTKPPEERMEQALFSPPLSKQRVEYAVQQIKKSCAATLVDFGCGAGSLLDSLLDYPTSLEKIVGVDISQKSLGRAAKVLHAKLSSKSDAGVKSAILYDGSITEFEPQLCGFDIGTCLEVIEHMEEDQACRFGDIALGYFRPKVLIVSTPNYEYNVILQRSSPGTQEEYPDEKSQSESCKFRNHDHKFEWTREQFNHWASELAKKHNYSVEFSGVGGSGDVEPGFASQIAVFKQESLLDEDDLLTKQNSSQHCKVVWNWNCADGLVPSLTSN, from the exons ATGCGTGGTTGTGACTTTTATGAGAACTTTTGGAGGTTGCTTATGGAAATTGGAGTGAAGAAGACAATTTTTTCACCTAAGGCTATCATAAACCAAAAGTTTGGTAGCAAGGCATGTTATAAGGTAGAGAAGGTACAGGAGGAGTCAACTCAGAATGGGTTCCCAGGATTGGCAATTCCTCAGAAAGCTCCTCTATTTCGGTGCCAGCTAGAGCTTCCAGAATTTACTGTTGTTTCAGATATATGTAGAAAGAAGAAGGATGCCGAGCAATCTGCAGCAGATTTGGCTTTAAAAATG TTAGGCCACAATTCCGTTGCTGAAAATCCATCTGATAAGGATCCTTGTGATGCTTTGattgatcaaatcaaatatcTATTTTCAGACGAG TTCCCTCTACCTCTTCATCCATTGAGGGGTCACCTTAGAGCAGCTTTGCTGAGAAGAGGTGATCTTTATGGTCTGGTACCTGCTTCTGTCATTGCTGCCTGTGATACAAAGACGAGTAATCTGTGTAAATTACTCAACCCTGAGGTGGAATTGAAACCTTTTTTGGCTTTGTCATTAATTATGAGGACTATACCAAGATTATCAGGCTGTGTTACATCCAAGGGGCAGCTTTCAATTCAGAAGCAAAATCCATATCCCACTGAGATCATAGAGTCATCAGATATCCAGCAATCTGATTCCTCAGAAAGCATATTGGTTAAAGCAATACAAATTCCAGCTTCACTGGATAAGACTGTTCAGCCAGTGACTCTTCATATTTCATCCGCCGGATATTACCTGGATGTTATTGCAGAAGAACTTGGTGTAACAGATGCCAGCAAGGTTTTTCTCTCAAG GACTATTGGTAAAGCTTCTTCAGAGACCAGATTGTATTTTGCTGCTTCTGAGTCACTTGTGATGGATCTGTTGTCGGACCTTGCAAATGTTAAAGATTTTCATGTGGAAGGACCTCCAAATGCAAGGGCAAGTTACTTCTGTGGTCAAGGAATATACGGTGATGCAATCATGGCTTCCATTGGATACACATGGAGGTCTAAAGAACTTTTCCATGAACACGTGTCCCTCCAATCATATTACAG GATGCTTATAAGCAAGATACCTAGTGGAATTTACAAGTTGTCTAGAGAAGCAATACTTGCAGCAGAGTTGCCCTCAGTATTCACCTCTAAAGCAAATTGGAGAGGTTCCTCCCCTAGGGAAATCCTATGCGCATTCTGCCGTCAGCATTGGCTATCTGAACCTATCTTCTCAGTTACAAGTGTTCCTTTAAAGGCATCATGCGAGTTACTGAGATCACAGAATAAGTTGAAGGTTACTGAGGTAGCTGGACTTGCGACTGAATATGCAAATGGAGGAGGTTTAAATGCAGGCGATGGAGAATCAGTAGGACTGGAAAGCAACTTTAAATGTGAAGTAAAAGTATTTTCCAAAGGTTGGGATTTGATCATGGAGTGTTCCCCTAAGGAGATTTATAGGAAGCAGACTGATGCTACCCACAGTGCTTCTCTGAAAGTTCTCTCATGGTTGAATGCATATTTTAAGGACCTTGGCATGCCTTTGGAGAAGCTAAATTGCTCTGCTGATGCCCTTGACATTagtttttctcttgaaaactttCATAAAGAGTTTGCTTTATCCCAATCCATTCATAATGTTCAGCAAAGTGGGATTCAAGGATCCAAATTACCAGAATCAAAAAGTACTGATATGCAATATACTTTGTCAGGACAAGATGTTTGCTTACCTAACATTGAAGGTTCAGATTCTGGTGTTTTCCCCTCTAATGGATCTTTGTTGTGTATAAGTTACTCTGTGTCCTTAGTGACAGAAGGTGGACATGCAAAAGAGCTTATTGAAAGTAAAGATGAATATGAGTTTGAGATGGGGGCTGGAGCAGTGATTTCTGCTCTTGAAGCAGTTGTTACCCAAATGTCAGCTGGTCAATGTGCTCATTTCAACATGAAACTGCCCCCTCAAGAGTTCATTCTAGCTGCAGTTGATGATCCTGGAAGGATTCACTCATTGTTATCCTCAG CAGAAGCTTGCTGCTTGGAATACCATGTAACGTTGTTGCGTGTGACAAAACCACCAGAAGAAAGAATGGAGCAGGCTCTTTTCAGCCCTCCGCTCTCAAAGCAACGGGTGGAATATGCTGTGCAGCAGATCAAAAAATCTTGTGCTGCTACTTTG gttgactTTGGATGTGGCGCTGGAAGTTTATTGGATTCTCTGTTAGATTACCCAACTTCACTAGAAAAGATTGTTGGTGTTGACATATCACAGAAGAGTCTTGGCCGTGCTGCAAAG GTATTGCATGCAAAACTGAGCTCAAAGTCAGATGCAGGCGTCAAATCTGCTATTCTTTATGATGGTTCCATCACAGAATTTGAACCTCAATTGTGTGGATTTGATATTGGCACTTGCTTAGAG GTAATAGAGCATATGGAGGAGGACCAGGCCTGTCGTTTTGGTGATATAGCATTGGGTTATTTTCGTCCAAAGGTTCTTATAGTTTCCACCCCAAATTACGAATACAACGTGATTCTACAAAGATCTAGTCCTGGAACTCAAGAAGAATACCCAGACGAGAAAAGCCAGTCAGAGTCATGTAAATTTCGCAACCATGACCACAAGTTTGAGTGGACAAGAGAGCAGTTCAACCACTGGGCATCTGAACTAGCGAAGAAGCACAATTACAGTGTCGAGTTCAGTGGGGTTGGTGGTTCTGGTGATGTGGAACCAGGTTTTGCTTCTCAGATAGCCGTCTTTAAACAGGAGAGCCTGCTTGATGAAGATGATCTTCtgacaaaacaaaattcatctCAGCATTGCAAAGTTGTATGGAATTGGAACTGCGCTGACGGATTAGTACCCTCCCTAACAAGTAACTAA
- the LOC118029481 gene encoding small RNA 2'-O-methyltransferase isoform X3, which yields MEIGVKKTIFSPKAIINQKFGSKACYKVEKVQEESTQNGFPGLAIPQKAPLFRCQLELPEFTVVSDICRKKKDAEQSAADLALKMLGHNSVAENPSDKDPCDALIDQIKYLFSDEFPLPLHPLRGHLRAALLRRGDLYGLVPASVIAACDTKTSNLCKLLNPEVELKPFLALSLIMRTIPRLSGCVTSKGQLSIQKQNPYPTEIIESSDIQQSDSSESILVKAIQIPASLDKTVQPVTLHISSAGYYLDVIAEELGVTDASKVFLSRTIGKASSETRLYFAASESLVMDLLSDLANVKDFHVEGPPNARASYFCGQGIYGDAIMASIGYTWRSKELFHEHVSLQSYYRMLISKIPSGIYKLSREAILAAELPSVFTSKANWRGSSPREILCAFCRQHWLSEPIFSVTSVPLKASCELLRSQNKLKVTEVAGLATEYANGGGLNAGDGESVGLESNFKCEVKVFSKGWDLIMECSPKEIYRKQTDATHSASLKVLSWLNAYFKDLGMPLEKLNCSADALDISFSLENFHKEFALSQSIHNVQQSGIQGSKLPESKSTDMQYTLSGQDVCLPNIEGSDSGVFPSNGSLLCISYSVSLVTEGGHAKELIESKDEYEFEMGAGAVISALEAVVTQMSAGQCAHFNMKLPPQEFILAAVDDPGRIHSLLSSAEACCLEYHVTLLRVTKPPEERMEQALFSPPLSKQRVEYAVQQIKKSCAATLVDFGCGAGSLLDSLLDYPTSLEKIVGVDISQKSLGRAAKVLHAKLSSKSDAGVKSAILYDGSITEFEPQLCGFDIGTCLEVIEHMEEDQACRFGDIALGYFRPKVLIVSTPNYEYNVILQRSSPGTQEEYPDEKSQSESCKFRNHDHKFEWTREQFNHWASELAKKHNYSVEFSGVGGSGDVEPGFASQIAVFKQESLLDEDDLLTKQNSSQHCKVVWNWNCADGLVPSLTSN from the exons ATGGAAATTGGAGTGAAGAAGACAATTTTTTCACCTAAGGCTATCATAAACCAAAAGTTTGGTAGCAAGGCATGTTATAAGGTAGAGAAGGTACAGGAGGAGTCAACTCAGAATGGGTTCCCAGGATTGGCAATTCCTCAGAAAGCTCCTCTATTTCGGTGCCAGCTAGAGCTTCCAGAATTTACTGTTGTTTCAGATATATGTAGAAAGAAGAAGGATGCCGAGCAATCTGCAGCAGATTTGGCTTTAAAAATG TTAGGCCACAATTCCGTTGCTGAAAATCCATCTGATAAGGATCCTTGTGATGCTTTGattgatcaaatcaaatatcTATTTTCAGACGAG TTCCCTCTACCTCTTCATCCATTGAGGGGTCACCTTAGAGCAGCTTTGCTGAGAAGAGGTGATCTTTATGGTCTGGTACCTGCTTCTGTCATTGCTGCCTGTGATACAAAGACGAGTAATCTGTGTAAATTACTCAACCCTGAGGTGGAATTGAAACCTTTTTTGGCTTTGTCATTAATTATGAGGACTATACCAAGATTATCAGGCTGTGTTACATCCAAGGGGCAGCTTTCAATTCAGAAGCAAAATCCATATCCCACTGAGATCATAGAGTCATCAGATATCCAGCAATCTGATTCCTCAGAAAGCATATTGGTTAAAGCAATACAAATTCCAGCTTCACTGGATAAGACTGTTCAGCCAGTGACTCTTCATATTTCATCCGCCGGATATTACCTGGATGTTATTGCAGAAGAACTTGGTGTAACAGATGCCAGCAAGGTTTTTCTCTCAAG GACTATTGGTAAAGCTTCTTCAGAGACCAGATTGTATTTTGCTGCTTCTGAGTCACTTGTGATGGATCTGTTGTCGGACCTTGCAAATGTTAAAGATTTTCATGTGGAAGGACCTCCAAATGCAAGGGCAAGTTACTTCTGTGGTCAAGGAATATACGGTGATGCAATCATGGCTTCCATTGGATACACATGGAGGTCTAAAGAACTTTTCCATGAACACGTGTCCCTCCAATCATATTACAG GATGCTTATAAGCAAGATACCTAGTGGAATTTACAAGTTGTCTAGAGAAGCAATACTTGCAGCAGAGTTGCCCTCAGTATTCACCTCTAAAGCAAATTGGAGAGGTTCCTCCCCTAGGGAAATCCTATGCGCATTCTGCCGTCAGCATTGGCTATCTGAACCTATCTTCTCAGTTACAAGTGTTCCTTTAAAGGCATCATGCGAGTTACTGAGATCACAGAATAAGTTGAAGGTTACTGAGGTAGCTGGACTTGCGACTGAATATGCAAATGGAGGAGGTTTAAATGCAGGCGATGGAGAATCAGTAGGACTGGAAAGCAACTTTAAATGTGAAGTAAAAGTATTTTCCAAAGGTTGGGATTTGATCATGGAGTGTTCCCCTAAGGAGATTTATAGGAAGCAGACTGATGCTACCCACAGTGCTTCTCTGAAAGTTCTCTCATGGTTGAATGCATATTTTAAGGACCTTGGCATGCCTTTGGAGAAGCTAAATTGCTCTGCTGATGCCCTTGACATTagtttttctcttgaaaactttCATAAAGAGTTTGCTTTATCCCAATCCATTCATAATGTTCAGCAAAGTGGGATTCAAGGATCCAAATTACCAGAATCAAAAAGTACTGATATGCAATATACTTTGTCAGGACAAGATGTTTGCTTACCTAACATTGAAGGTTCAGATTCTGGTGTTTTCCCCTCTAATGGATCTTTGTTGTGTATAAGTTACTCTGTGTCCTTAGTGACAGAAGGTGGACATGCAAAAGAGCTTATTGAAAGTAAAGATGAATATGAGTTTGAGATGGGGGCTGGAGCAGTGATTTCTGCTCTTGAAGCAGTTGTTACCCAAATGTCAGCTGGTCAATGTGCTCATTTCAACATGAAACTGCCCCCTCAAGAGTTCATTCTAGCTGCAGTTGATGATCCTGGAAGGATTCACTCATTGTTATCCTCAG CAGAAGCTTGCTGCTTGGAATACCATGTAACGTTGTTGCGTGTGACAAAACCACCAGAAGAAAGAATGGAGCAGGCTCTTTTCAGCCCTCCGCTCTCAAAGCAACGGGTGGAATATGCTGTGCAGCAGATCAAAAAATCTTGTGCTGCTACTTTG gttgactTTGGATGTGGCGCTGGAAGTTTATTGGATTCTCTGTTAGATTACCCAACTTCACTAGAAAAGATTGTTGGTGTTGACATATCACAGAAGAGTCTTGGCCGTGCTGCAAAG GTATTGCATGCAAAACTGAGCTCAAAGTCAGATGCAGGCGTCAAATCTGCTATTCTTTATGATGGTTCCATCACAGAATTTGAACCTCAATTGTGTGGATTTGATATTGGCACTTGCTTAGAG GTAATAGAGCATATGGAGGAGGACCAGGCCTGTCGTTTTGGTGATATAGCATTGGGTTATTTTCGTCCAAAGGTTCTTATAGTTTCCACCCCAAATTACGAATACAACGTGATTCTACAAAGATCTAGTCCTGGAACTCAAGAAGAATACCCAGACGAGAAAAGCCAGTCAGAGTCATGTAAATTTCGCAACCATGACCACAAGTTTGAGTGGACAAGAGAGCAGTTCAACCACTGGGCATCTGAACTAGCGAAGAAGCACAATTACAGTGTCGAGTTCAGTGGGGTTGGTGGTTCTGGTGATGTGGAACCAGGTTTTGCTTCTCAGATAGCCGTCTTTAAACAGGAGAGCCTGCTTGATGAAGATGATCTTCtgacaaaacaaaattcatctCAGCATTGCAAAGTTGTATGGAATTGGAACTGCGCTGACGGATTAGTACCCTCCCTAACAAGTAACTAA